A window of Synechococcus sp. MEDNS5 contains these coding sequences:
- a CDS encoding CsoS2 family carboxysome shell protein, which translates to MARLSSRELALERRKALTTSGKKSSVAAGDGANRVRTAADARPTRTDAAAAVEPTAPAVAAPVKPTGSLTSASPSRSSQVKPQRHPSRDLVLARREALSRRGKIADTSRDRNRADVVSQSQVSVPAATPVEQAQLSAPPVTFKPRSERRSATPKRRALENPSRALVLARRDAMSKHGKTAGKQPTSAAAVARQANPDLTSRELAQQVRELRAKAGARNKQSAGVTRPSGPNRHGAKQAAAADAHWKVGESTTTSGQTVTGTQANRSVKTTGNEASTCRSITGTEYLGAEVFQTFCQQAPEPTTPAKVRVTATSHGNRVTGNEVGRSDKVTGDEPGTCKNVTGTEYISANQSAAHCGGGQVSPRKVGHSHTQQGRPVSGVMVGRSSSVTGDEAGAGRSLTGDQYLGSDPLPEGRPAPKVGLSGTLSGTGVTGTMVGRSSQVTGDEFGSCHRVTGDQYISAEQVNSFCGGKPEPEAAKVGFSVTNRNQVVSGTRTGRSERVTGDEPGSCQAVTGTPYAGLEQAGQHCGTSAVQAIRERTPVRPGTPSAAMTGIQPGVGGVMTGDQRGACEAITGTPYVGADQLAQACGERAPAGTDTHGQAPDGAAWTRFSVMSPARAAQQQRDAQGSVTGTSYEQGNRITGPFDMAGGKVTGTEQFRFDNREFQRRHFQDTPPVADAPVTMDEDQHPVSRVTGEGSARKVTGDDWDRGEHVTGTEGASARRRNPSRTGPMSAMSPFESKRNDAIEWPVSRVTGSSGNTEKGSLITVSGGARG; encoded by the coding sequence ATGGCAAGACTTTCCAGTCGCGAACTCGCACTCGAGCGCCGCAAGGCGCTGACCACTTCCGGTAAGAAGTCCTCTGTGGCTGCAGGAGATGGTGCCAATCGTGTGCGCACCGCCGCCGACGCACGTCCAACTCGAACGGATGCTGCTGCCGCTGTTGAGCCAACTGCTCCAGCCGTTGCTGCTCCCGTGAAACCCACGGGTTCGCTTACATCTGCTTCCCCGTCCCGCAGTTCTCAGGTGAAGCCCCAACGTCATCCCAGCCGGGATCTGGTGCTGGCTCGCCGCGAAGCACTGTCCCGCCGCGGAAAGATTGCTGATACCAGCCGCGATCGGAATCGCGCCGACGTTGTCAGTCAGTCCCAGGTTTCTGTTCCAGCGGCGACACCTGTTGAACAGGCGCAGCTGAGTGCTCCACCCGTAACTTTTAAGCCTCGCTCCGAGCGCCGCAGTGCGACCCCCAAGCGTCGCGCCCTCGAGAATCCGAGCCGTGCCCTGGTGTTGGCTCGCCGTGATGCCATGTCGAAGCATGGCAAGACCGCCGGCAAGCAACCCACTAGCGCAGCCGCTGTGGCTCGCCAGGCGAATCCAGATCTCACCAGCCGTGAGCTGGCTCAGCAAGTGCGTGAGCTCCGGGCGAAAGCCGGTGCCCGCAACAAGCAGAGCGCAGGTGTGACCCGTCCCTCCGGCCCTAACCGCCACGGCGCCAAGCAGGCTGCTGCTGCAGATGCCCATTGGAAGGTGGGTGAAAGCACGACCACTTCCGGCCAAACCGTGACAGGCACGCAAGCCAACCGTTCAGTGAAGACCACTGGCAATGAGGCCAGCACCTGCCGCTCCATCACTGGCACCGAATATCTAGGCGCTGAGGTGTTCCAGACGTTCTGCCAGCAGGCGCCTGAGCCCACCACCCCCGCCAAGGTGCGCGTGACCGCCACTAGCCATGGCAACCGGGTCACTGGCAACGAGGTGGGTCGCTCCGACAAAGTCACCGGAGATGAGCCCGGTACATGCAAAAACGTAACGGGAACTGAATACATCTCTGCTAATCAGTCCGCTGCCCATTGCGGTGGTGGGCAGGTCTCCCCTCGCAAGGTTGGTCACAGCCATACGCAGCAGGGTCGCCCCGTCAGTGGCGTGATGGTTGGCCGTTCGTCCAGCGTTACCGGTGATGAAGCCGGTGCTGGCCGCAGTCTCACCGGTGATCAATATCTTGGCTCTGATCCCCTGCCCGAAGGTCGTCCTGCTCCCAAAGTCGGCCTGTCGGGAACCCTCTCCGGTACGGGTGTCACCGGCACCATGGTGGGCCGGTCTTCCCAGGTGACAGGCGATGAGTTCGGCTCATGCCATCGCGTTACCGGCGATCAATACATCAGTGCAGAACAGGTGAATTCCTTCTGCGGCGGCAAGCCCGAGCCCGAAGCTGCCAAGGTCGGCTTCAGCGTCACCAATCGCAACCAGGTGGTGAGCGGAACACGCACCGGTCGCTCGGAGCGTGTCACCGGCGACGAGCCCGGCAGTTGTCAGGCCGTGACCGGTACGCCCTATGCAGGTCTCGAACAGGCGGGTCAGCACTGCGGTACTTCTGCTGTGCAGGCCATCCGCGAGCGCACCCCCGTTCGCCCTGGCACTCCTTCCGCCGCCATGACTGGAATCCAACCCGGCGTGGGTGGTGTCATGACCGGTGATCAGCGCGGTGCTTGCGAAGCGATCACTGGTACTCCCTATGTGGGGGCAGACCAGCTCGCTCAGGCCTGTGGTGAAAGGGCGCCAGCTGGAACCGACACCCATGGCCAAGCCCCTGATGGTGCTGCCTGGACACGGTTCAGTGTGATGTCTCCAGCTCGTGCTGCTCAACAGCAACGTGATGCCCAGGGTTCTGTCACTGGTACTTCCTATGAGCAGGGAAATCGCATCACCGGCCCTTTTGATATGGCCGGTGGCAAGGTCACCGGCACAGAGCAGTTCCGTTTCGATAACCGCGAATTCCAGCGTCGTCATTTTCAAGACACACCCCCTGTGGCTGATGCTCCGGTCACCATGGATGAGGATCAACATCCTGTTTCCCGCGTGACCGGCGAAGGTTCGGCGAGGAAAGTCACCGGTGACGACTGGGACCGTGGTGAGCACGTCACCGGTACGGAGGGTGCTTCGGCCCGTCGGCGCAATCCAAGCCGTACTGGCCCGATGAGTGCCATGTCTCCCTTCGAGAGCAAGCGAAATGATGCAATCGAATGGCCTGTTAGCCGCGTGACCGGTTCCAGCGGCAACACCGAAAAGGGCTCGCTGATCACCGTCTCCGGCGGCGCACGGGGCTGA
- a CDS encoding BMC domain-containing protein, translating to MNRFAGFDARERRVGGSALVTGTEVQSSASGASCVVTTDSESSRFTRRNSHVQSIELRTHVFIDSLQPQLAAYMGSVSQGFLPIPGDACLWMEVSPGMAVHRVTDIALKASNVRLGQMVVERAFGSMALYHRDQSTVLHSGDVVLEAIGSSIDQRSPAEVSWTEVIRAITPDHAVLINRQNRRGSMIEAGMSMFILETEPAGYVLIAANEAEKASNITLVDVKAVGAFGRLTLAGKEGDVEEAAAAAMRAIDLVNRRSTLR from the coding sequence ATGAATCGTTTCGCCGGCTTCGATGCCAGGGAGCGGCGCGTTGGCGGCAGCGCCCTCGTCACCGGTACGGAGGTTCAGTCCTCCGCCAGCGGAGCGAGCTGTGTCGTTACCACCGACTCAGAATCGTCGCGCTTCACCCGGCGAAACAGTCATGTGCAGTCGATTGAACTGCGCACGCATGTGTTCATCGACTCTCTGCAGCCCCAGCTTGCGGCGTATATGGGGTCTGTCAGCCAGGGCTTTCTTCCGATCCCAGGCGATGCCTGTCTCTGGATGGAAGTGTCTCCTGGAATGGCCGTGCACCGTGTCACTGATATCGCCTTAAAGGCCAGCAATGTGCGGCTCGGCCAGATGGTGGTGGAGCGGGCGTTCGGCTCGATGGCTCTCTACCACCGTGATCAGAGCACGGTGCTTCACTCGGGAGATGTGGTTCTCGAGGCGATCGGCAGCTCGATCGACCAGCGCAGCCCTGCCGAGGTGAGTTGGACTGAGGTGATCCGCGCGATCACACCGGACCATGCGGTGCTGATCAATCGGCAGAACCGGCGGGGTTCGATGATCGAGGCGGGAATGAGCATGTTCATCCTCGAGACGGAACCGGCTGGTTATGTGCTGATTGCTGCAAACGAAGCCGAGAAGGCCTCCAACATCACATTGGTGGATGTGAAAGCGGTGGGTGCCTTCGGGCGTCTCACCCTTGCCGGAAAAGAAGGTGATGTTGAAGAGGCTGCCGCCGCTGCCATGCGAGCCATCGACTTGGTGAATCGGCGTTCAACCCTGCGCTGA
- a CDS encoding form I ribulose bisphosphate carboxylase large subunit codes for MSKKYDAGVKEYRDTYWTPDYVPLDTDLLACFKCTGQEGVPKEEVAAAVAAESSTGTWSTVWSELLTDLDFYKGRCYRIEDVPGDKEAFYAFIAYPLDLFEEGSITNVLTSLVGNVFGFKALRHLRLEDIRFPMAFIKSCYGPPNGIQVERDRMNKYGRPLLGCTIKPKLGLSGKNYGRVVYECLRGGLDFTKDDENINSQPFQRWQNRFEFVAEAIKLSEQETGERKGHYLNVTANTPEEMYERAEFAKELGMPIIMHDFITGGFTANTGLSKWCRKNGMLLHIHRAMHAVIDRHPKHGIHFRVLAKCLRLSGGDQLHTGTVVGKLEGDRQTTLGYIDQLRESFVPEDRSRGNFFDQDWGSMPGVFAVASGGIHVWHMPALVTIFGDDSVLQFGGGTHGHPWGSAAGAAANRVALEACVKARNAGRHLEKESRDILMEAGKHSPELAIALETWKEIKFEFDTVDKLDVQS; via the coding sequence ATGAGCAAGAAGTACGACGCCGGGGTCAAGGAGTACAGAGACACTTACTGGACTCCTGATTACGTTCCCCTCGACACCGACCTGCTGGCCTGCTTCAAGTGCACAGGCCAAGAAGGTGTGCCCAAGGAAGAAGTTGCCGCTGCTGTGGCTGCTGAATCCTCCACCGGCACCTGGTCCACTGTGTGGTCCGAGCTCCTCACCGATCTCGACTTCTACAAGGGCCGTTGCTATCGCATTGAAGACGTCCCTGGTGACAAGGAGGCGTTCTATGCCTTCATCGCCTACCCCCTCGACCTGTTCGAAGAGGGTTCGATCACCAACGTTCTGACCTCCCTGGTCGGCAACGTGTTCGGTTTCAAGGCTCTTCGCCACCTGCGTCTGGAAGACATCCGCTTCCCGATGGCGTTCATCAAGAGCTGCTACGGCCCGCCTAACGGCATCCAGGTTGAGCGCGACCGGATGAACAAGTACGGCCGTCCTCTGCTGGGTTGCACCATCAAGCCGAAGCTCGGCCTGAGCGGTAAGAACTACGGCCGTGTCGTCTATGAGTGCCTGCGTGGTGGTCTGGACTTCACCAAGGACGACGAGAACATCAACTCCCAGCCTTTCCAGCGTTGGCAGAACCGCTTCGAATTCGTTGCGGAAGCTATCAAGCTGTCCGAGCAGGAGACCGGCGAGCGCAAGGGTCACTACCTCAACGTGACCGCCAACACTCCCGAGGAGATGTATGAGCGGGCTGAGTTCGCCAAGGAACTCGGAATGCCGATCATCATGCACGACTTCATCACCGGTGGCTTCACCGCCAACACCGGTCTGTCGAAGTGGTGCCGCAAGAACGGCATGCTCCTGCACATCCACCGCGCCATGCACGCGGTGATCGACCGTCACCCCAAGCACGGCATCCACTTCCGCGTTCTCGCCAAGTGCCTGCGTCTGTCCGGTGGTGACCAGCTCCACACCGGCACCGTGGTTGGAAAGCTGGAAGGTGATCGTCAGACCACCCTCGGCTACATCGACCAGCTGCGCGAATCTTTCGTGCCCGAAGACCGCAGCCGCGGCAACTTCTTCGATCAGGACTGGGGTTCCATGCCTGGCGTGTTCGCCGTCGCTTCCGGCGGTATCCACGTGTGGCACATGCCTGCACTGGTCACCATCTTTGGCGACGACTCCGTCCTGCAGTTCGGTGGTGGTACCCACGGTCACCCCTGGGGTTCCGCTGCAGGTGCTGCTGCCAACCGCGTGGCCCTCGAGGCCTGCGTCAAGGCCCGCAACGCCGGCCGTCATCTCGAGAAAGAGAGCCGCGACATCCTCATGGAAGCCGGCAAGCACAGCCCCGAGCTGGCCATCGCCCTCGAGACCTGGAAGGAGATCAAGTTCGAGTTCGACACCGTCGACAAGCTCGACGTTCAGAGCTGA
- a CDS encoding BMC domain-containing protein, producing MANETMGIALGMIETRGLVPAIEAADAMTKAAEVRLIGREFVGGGYVTVLVRGETGAVNAAVRAGADACERVGDGLVAAHIIARPHREVEPALGNGNFLGQKD from the coding sequence ATGGCTAACGAAACCATGGGCATCGCTCTCGGCATGATCGAGACCCGCGGCCTCGTCCCCGCGATCGAAGCTGCTGACGCCATGACCAAGGCCGCCGAAGTGCGCCTGATCGGTCGTGAGTTCGTCGGCGGCGGTTACGTCACCGTGCTCGTGCGCGGCGAGACCGGTGCAGTGAACGCTGCAGTGCGCGCTGGCGCCGATGCCTGTGAGCGCGTGGGCGACGGCCTCGTTGCTGCTCACATCATTGCTCGCCCCCACCGCGAAGTGGAGCCTGCACTGGGCAACGGCAACTTCCTTGGTCAGAAGGACTGA
- a CDS encoding carboxysome shell carbonic anhydrase, giving the protein MVRSMPFRGGRPQAPTAPTRRQLSAQDGQPSTSSGASIPLTRSATRSSALQRRQALTTAGKAAVVNSGSVTAGRVRTQQDRPRRSSQQPGWVKKSSQPSKSTVNLSRSSLPWAVDFHPLTDQQQNTHLQAYESEVKGRFDRIVPVLKQVSVLQHEPDFIAQAQRLARAELGFDLPDHILEQSWVRPLDMRALFAWCVFQSHQKFSDHFFHEDPLQGADGSADSEVFEAFLLECGFHLLDVTPCADGRLAHTIAYALRIPFSAVRRRSHAGAMFDVENTVNRWVKTEHRRFREQIPNEAHAATRYLKVVAYHFSSVDPLHHGCAAHASDDSLAASSGLRRLLDFREAVENSFCCGASVDLLLIGLDTDTDAIRVHVPDQKGDIRLDQWLCGKALYESTVSLTPQQAHEAVEAAVSTHVASAPEPGMVRFISRLLMNNFSQQDYVLAQHGGPYPDAGHAERFIGVGIGFKEVHLRNLTYFAHLDTVEQGAPDLDVGVKIFKGLNVSRDLPIPVVVRFDYSGKVPGARDRAIADCHRIQLAINDRYAPLLSEGLLHTLLTIRDRDQPHPAVVVGSTLDPVQQEAH; this is encoded by the coding sequence ATGGTTCGCTCCATGCCTTTTCGTGGCGGGCGACCTCAGGCGCCCACGGCCCCTACCCGGCGTCAGCTGTCTGCCCAGGACGGTCAACCGTCGACGTCATCTGGGGCTTCAATTCCTTTAACCCGATCTGCTACGCGATCATCGGCGCTTCAACGCCGCCAAGCGTTGACAACTGCAGGTAAAGCAGCAGTTGTCAATTCTGGATCCGTTACCGCCGGACGTGTTCGTACCCAGCAAGATCGTCCTCGTCGATCGAGCCAACAGCCCGGATGGGTTAAGAAGTCCTCTCAGCCATCTAAGTCGACTGTCAATCTCAGCCGCTCCTCTCTCCCATGGGCTGTGGATTTTCATCCACTCACCGATCAACAACAAAACACTCATCTCCAGGCTTACGAAAGCGAGGTGAAAGGCCGGTTTGATCGAATCGTTCCTGTGCTTAAGCAAGTGTCGGTCTTGCAGCATGAGCCCGATTTCATCGCGCAGGCTCAACGTCTGGCTCGGGCGGAACTGGGATTCGACTTGCCGGATCACATCCTCGAACAGTCCTGGGTTCGTCCCCTGGATATGAGAGCACTGTTTGCGTGGTGCGTTTTTCAATCCCATCAAAAGTTCAGTGATCACTTCTTCCATGAAGATCCGCTTCAGGGTGCAGACGGGAGTGCAGATTCAGAGGTCTTTGAAGCTTTTCTGCTGGAGTGCGGATTCCATTTGCTGGATGTCACGCCCTGTGCTGACGGTCGGTTGGCTCACACCATTGCCTACGCACTGCGCATTCCTTTCAGCGCAGTTCGCCGGCGTTCCCACGCTGGTGCGATGTTTGACGTTGAAAACACCGTCAATCGCTGGGTTAAAACCGAACATCGGCGCTTTCGCGAGCAGATCCCCAATGAAGCTCACGCCGCTACGCGTTATCTGAAAGTGGTGGCTTACCACTTCAGTTCAGTTGACCCTCTGCATCATGGTTGTGCAGCCCATGCAAGCGACGATTCCCTGGCAGCATCCTCCGGGCTTCGCCGCTTGCTTGATTTCAGGGAGGCCGTTGAGAACAGCTTCTGTTGCGGAGCATCTGTTGATCTGCTTCTGATCGGTCTTGACACTGATACGGATGCCATTCGTGTTCATGTTCCCGATCAGAAGGGAGATATCCGTCTTGATCAATGGCTGTGTGGAAAAGCTCTGTACGAAAGCACAGTGTCCTTGACACCACAGCAGGCGCATGAAGCCGTCGAAGCTGCTGTAAGTACCCATGTTGCATCGGCTCCCGAACCTGGAATGGTGCGCTTTATTTCACGTCTGCTGATGAATAATTTCTCCCAGCAGGATTATGTCCTTGCCCAGCATGGAGGACCTTACCCCGATGCTGGACATGCCGAACGATTCATTGGTGTTGGCATTGGCTTTAAGGAAGTACACCTCCGCAATCTCACTTATTTCGCCCATCTCGACACGGTTGAGCAGGGAGCCCCAGATCTGGATGTGGGAGTGAAAATCTTCAAGGGCCTGAATGTATCCCGCGATCTTCCTATCCCCGTCGTTGTGCGTTTTGACTACTCAGGAAAAGTTCCCGGTGCTCGTGATCGCGCGATTGCTGATTGCCATCGCATCCAGTTGGCAATCAACGATCGTTATGCCCCTTTGCTGAGTGAGGGGCTTCTTCATACGCTGCTCACCATTCGCGACCGCGACCAGCCCCATCCCGCTGTTGTCGTTGGTTCAACCCTTGATCCAGTTCAACAGGAGGCTCACTGA
- a CDS encoding ribulose bisphosphate carboxylase small subunit translates to MPFQSTVGDYQTVATLETFGFLPPMTQDEIYDQIAYIIAQGWSPLVEHVHPSNSMATYWSYWKLPFFGEKDLNVVVSELEACHRAYPDHHVRIVGYDAYTQSQGACFVVFEGR, encoded by the coding sequence ATGCCTTTCCAGAGCACCGTGGGTGACTATCAAACAGTCGCCACCCTGGAGACCTTCGGCTTTCTTCCGCCGATGACCCAGGACGAGATCTACGACCAGATCGCGTACATCATTGCCCAGGGTTGGAGCCCGCTCGTCGAGCACGTCCATCCCAGCAATTCCATGGCCACGTACTGGTCCTATTGGAAGCTTCCTTTCTTCGGTGAGAAGGACCTCAACGTTGTTGTGAGTGAGCTCGAGGCCTGCCATCGCGCCTACCCCGACCACCACGTGCGCATCGTCGGTTACGACGCTTACACCCAGAGCCAGGGTGCCTGCTTCGTGGTTTTCGAAGGACGCTGA
- a CDS encoding non-canonical purine NTP pyrophosphatase has protein sequence MRRLIIASGNPHKVAEIEAMLGPINVDVCRQPSDLDVEETGSTYLENARLKAVAAACRTGCWALADDSGLEVDALDGAPGLFTARFAASDHDKLERLQAAMADIPYRSACFRSAMVLCSPEGSCEEESEGFCWGELLHIPAYPGGGIESLFWVREAGCSYGQLNASQLSRLGSRGKAARILAPGLRRRLQLD, from the coding sequence TTGCGCAGGCTGATCATCGCCAGCGGGAATCCACACAAGGTTGCTGAGATTGAAGCCATGCTCGGCCCAATCAATGTGGACGTCTGTCGCCAGCCTTCAGATCTCGATGTGGAGGAAACAGGCAGCACCTACCTTGAGAACGCTCGACTGAAAGCAGTTGCTGCAGCGTGCCGAACAGGGTGCTGGGCCCTTGCTGATGATTCAGGCCTGGAAGTTGACGCTCTTGATGGTGCTCCGGGGCTCTTCACGGCAAGATTCGCCGCGTCGGACCACGACAAGTTGGAACGCCTTCAAGCTGCCATGGCCGACATTCCTTACCGCAGCGCATGCTTTCGCAGCGCCATGGTGCTCTGCTCTCCGGAGGGAAGCTGTGAAGAGGAGTCCGAGGGGTTCTGCTGGGGTGAACTGCTCCACATCCCTGCTTATCCGGGCGGAGGGATTGAATCCCTGTTCTGGGTGCGTGAGGCAGGCTGCAGTTATGGCCAACTCAACGCCTCCCAGCTGTCGAGGCTGGGCAGTCGCGGGAAAGCAGCACGGATTCTGGCTCCAGGACTGCGAAGACGCCTTCAGTTGGACTGA